GCTCCAGCCTCTCCTGGATGATCTCCATGTGCAACAGACCGAGGAAGCCGCAGCGGAAACCAAAGCCGAGCGCTGCGGAGGTCTCGGGCGTATAGACCAGCGAAGCATCGTTGAGCGAGAGCTTTTCAAGCGACTCGCGCAGATCCTCGAACTCGTTCGATTCGACCGGGTAGAGACCGCTGAACACCATCGGTTTCACATCCTTGTAACCGGCAAGACGTTCCGCCGCCGGGTTTTCAACCAGCGTGACCGTATCGCCGACCTTGGCATCCTTGACATCCTTGATCGAACAGATCAGGTAACCTACGTTACCCGCTTCGAGGATATCCACCGGATTGCGCTTCAGACTCATGGTGCCGATTTCGTCAGCCATGAAAATCTTGTCGTTAGCAAAAAAGCGCACCCGGTCTCCTTTCTTCAGCACGCCGTCCACGATCCTGATATAGGCAATCGCCCCACGATAGGCATCGAACACCGAGTCGAAGATGAGCGCACGAAGCGGCATCTGGCGGTTATCCGCCGGAGCGGGCACGCGCGCCACGATCGCCTCCATGAGATCGTCCACGCCAATGCCATTCTTGGCCGACACCCGGAGAATTTCGTCACGGTTGACGCCGATCAGGTCGATGATCTGCCGCGCCACGCCCTCGACATCCGACGATGGCAGGTCGATCTTGTTGATGACCGGAATGATTTCGAGACCTGCCTCAATGGCAAGGTAGAGATTGGCGATGGTTTGCGCCTCCACGCCCTGCGTGGCATCGACAACGAGCAGCGCGCCTTCGCATGCGGCGAGCGAGCGCGAAACCTCGTAGCTGAAATCGACGTGACCTGGCGTGTCAATGAGGTTGAGAATATAGTCTTGCCCATCCTTGGCCGTGTAGCGCATCTGCACCGCGTGGCTCTTGATGGTGATGCCGCGCTCGCGTTCGAGATCCATGTCGTCGAGCACCTGGGCGGTGGACATCTGGTTGCGTTCGAGGGTATGGGTCACTTCAAGAAGCCGGTCGGCAAGGGTCGATTTGCCGTGGTCGATATGGGCAATAATGCAGAAGTTTCTGATCATGCCGACTTCTGTTCCTGTCGGAGGCATAAGTATCTGTTCTAACGAGTAATAGTGGTTACACAACCGCTTCGCCGCAAGAGCGGCGGGCGTAGAATAATAAAATCAAAAAATATAAGAAGAAAATTGTGACGTACCGCCCGGCAGCCTTCATAAAAAGCGAAGCATCTCCTTTCTGGCGCGAAGTCCACGAGCGAACAGTTCACCGTCCATCGCTTTTTTGCCCTCGGCCTGCACGCTGAGCAGTTCGATCCAGCCGTCAGTTCCGGCCACGAGCAGTCGCCCGTCCGCGATGCGGAGCGTCCCCGGTTCATCCGGCGCTGTTTCAATGGCACAGGCCTTCGCCTTGTAGATTTTCAGACTCTTTCCGCCGAAAGTTGTCCATGCGGCAGGTTTCAGCGCGAGACCGCGGATGAAGTCATGCAGGCGTTGCACCGGCTGGTTCCAGTCGATGCGGGTGTTCTCGCGGTTCAGCTTCGGCGCTTTCGTGGCGAACCGCTCATCCTGCTTTTCAGGCATCACCGCGCCATCGGCGATCATCGTGAGCGTGCGCTCGACCGTACCTGCACCAATTTCCGACAATCGCTTGAGCAGCTCAAAGGCGTTCTCGTCCGGACCAATCGGCGTGCGATCCATCGTGATGATGTTGCCGGTATCGACTGACTTCTGAAGAAAAAAGGTGGTCACACCGGTTTCGGCGTCGCCATTGATGATCGCCCAGTTAACCGGCGCCGCGCCGCGATAGGCGGGAAGCAGCGAGCCGTGCAGGTTGAAGGTGCCGAGCGGCGGCAGCTCGAGCACTTCCGGTGGCAGAACGCGGAACGCTGCCACCACGATCACGTCCGGCCTTGCAGCGGCGACTTGCAAGGCAAACTCATGACTGCTGACATCATCGGCCTCCAGAACCGGAAGCCCCAGTTCGAGCGCCGCCTGCTTGACCGGCGTCGGCTCGGGCGGCGAGTTTTTGCTGCGGCGAGGCTTGTCGCAGCCTGTCACGACCAGCACCGTCTCGAACTGCGGCTTCATGGCCGCGATACGGCGCAGCGAAGGAACGGCAAACTCCGGTGTTCCCATGAAAACAACTCTCAACCCCACCGGTCAGGCCTCCGCTTCGACACGGTTAACGTCACGGGCCAGCGGATAATCGGCCTTCACCCGTCCTTCGGCGATGGCGTCAAGCTCCTTCTGGATTTTGCGGCGATCACGCTTGTCCATGCGGTCCACGAAAAGCGTGCCGTCGAGATGGTCGATCTCGTGCTGAAGCACGCGGGCCATCATGCTGTGAAAATCGGCGGTGTGCTCCTCAAACTTCTCGTCACGGTAGTGCAGGGTGATGGCCGACGGCCGGACGACGTTACCCGCAATGCCCGGCACGCTGAGGCACCCCTCCTCCATCAGGCTGCGCCCGCGAACGGCAACGATGCGGGGATTGATAACCACCATCGGCTTGAAATCGGCATACTCCTTGATGGTGGAAATATCCACCACTACCAGGCGTAGCGAGTGACCCACTTGCGGCGCAGCAAGTCCGATGCCCGGTGCCTTGTACATAGTATCGAACATCTCGGCAATCAACTCCTCGATTGCTGAATCGACCCCTTTCAGGGGCTTGGCTTTCATAGCGAGTACCGGGTCGCTATAGGTATTGATCGGTAAAATCATTGCGTACTGCTCGTTAACTGTGGATAGCCCGTTAACTCTTGCAAAAGCAAAAGGGTAGAGCTTTTCCTGAAGATAACCCTGTTAACTCCAAAATAGTTGCCCCACACACTCCAGCGGCACTCAACCGCTCAGCCGGCACATTGGAATAATAGCCGTCTAATGTACGGTTTTCAGCGTTCTTTTCCGTCCGGCTCTTCCCGCTCCGCCGCCTTCATGGTTCACAGGGAATTCGCAGAAAAACAATACATTAGAAAAACCGAAAACACAAAATACTGACAGCAAGAACATCGTGAAACAAACGGGCAGCGACACGATCGCAAAGGTCGAAGCGCTTTTCAAATCGTACATGAAGGAGGAGGGGCTCCGCTGCACCCAGGAGCGCCTGAGCGTGCTCAGAGAGATGTATGGCTCCAGCACCCACCTTGACGCCGACGAGCTCTTTGTCCGGCTGCGTAAAAAAGGAGTTGCCATTTCACGCGCCACGGTGTACCACACCCTTGACCTGCTCTTCAGGTTCAACCTCGTCACCAAGATCGATCTCGGCCATAAGCACACCCACTACGAAAAATCCTGGGGCGTGACCAACCACCTGCACATCATCTGTCTGAAATGCGGACACGTTTCGGAGGCCACGAGCTGCGAGCTGCCGGAATTGATGGAAACGCTCTGCGTCGGGCACGGCTACTCGCTCGGCAGTTTCAGCCTGCAACTCTTTGGCGAGTGCGCAGACAAGGAGGCCTGCGCCCGGCGCATCAGCAACAAGCACAAAGAGAAAACCTGAAATCCGGACACCATGCCCTGGCTCTATCTGATCCTCGCCATCATCGCCGAAGTCTCCGGCACCACCAGCATGAAGCTCTCGGCAGGCTTCACCAAGCCGGTGCCATCGGTTTTCATTTTCGTTTTTTACGCCACGAGTCTTACTTTCCTCACACTGGCGCTCAGAACTTTGCCTGTCGGCATGTCCTACGCCATCTGGTCGGCGCTCGGCACGGCGCTCATCACGGCAATCGGCGTGCTCTGGTTCGGAGAAGGATTGAACGCGCTCAAGATAATCTCCCTGATCCTGATCATCGCGGGCATTGCCGGATTGCATTTCAGTCAGGAACACATGAAGTAAGGCGAACAGGCATGAGTCACCAACATCCGGTTTACAGGCGAATTGTCGTCAAGGTTGGAACCAACGTCATTACGGGGCGCAACGGCAAGCTCGATCCAGCGATTCTCGACAGCCTGACCTCGCAGATCGCCGCACTCATGCAGGACGGCGTTGAAGTCATTCTCGTCACCTCCGGCGCGGTCAGCGCCGGGCGCGGCATCGTGTCGCTCAGCGGTAATCTGACGCCGGTCGAGACGCGCCAGGTGCTGGCCGCCACCGGGCAGATCCGGCTCATCAACGCCTACAATGACCGTTTCAAAAAACACGGCATAACCGGTGCTCAACTGCTCGTCACCAAGGGCGATTTCCGCGACCGCCAGCACTACCTCAACATGCGCACCTGCTTCGAAGCGCTGCTTCAGCAGAAGATCGTGCCGATCGTCAACGAGAACGACGCCGTGGCAATCACCGAGCTGATGTTCACCGACAACGACGAACTCTCCGGCCTCATCGCATCGATGTTGCAGGTGGACGCGAACATCATTCTCTCGAACGTGGATGGCCTGTTCGATACACAGAGCGAAGGGAACCCGGTGATCGAGGAGATCGATCCCGGCACGAAGAACTTCAGCCAGTACATCCGCCCCGGAAAATCGGAATTCGGGCGTGGCGGCATGCTCACCAAGTGCAACATCGCGCACAAACTCTCGCGCCTCGGCATCACTGTGCATATCGCCAACGGCACCACTCCCGGCATTCTACAGACCATCGCGCACGGCGGAAAAGCCGGCACGAAGTTCATCGCCCAGAAACCAAAGCAGAGCCGCAAGCGCTGGGTCGCGCTCAGTGAAGGGCTTGAGAAGGGAGCCGTCATCATCAATCAGGGCGCCATCGACGCCCTGACCTCCGGCCAGAGAGCCACAAGTCTTTTGCCTGTCGGCATCACCGGCGTCGAAGGCTCGTTCCAGCGCGGCGACATCATCCGCATCTGCTCGACAGATGGCAAGGTCATCGGTTACGGCATGGCCTCCTGCACCGCAGAAAAAGCCCGCTCAGCGATGGGCCAGAAAGGCCTCAAACCGGTCATCCACTACGATCACCTGTATCTGGTGCCGTAGGAACCCTGCGTGCCTGCCCTTCCTCCGCCTCCGCAATATCCCCCAACCCGTTGCTCGCGCAGTAGAGCTCAGCGTTATCTTGCAGCGTTCAGGTTTTGCTGTTTTATCCTTATCCCCACGCCAATGAAAACAGAAGTGAAAGTCATCATTATCAGCGGAATCGTAACGATCATCGTCGCGATCATCAACGGCAACGACAACATCCATGCGGGCGGCAACGTCACGATGCACGGAGCAAAGAAATGATGAAACACAACACCATCAAAATCATTGCCGCAAGCGCTGTTTTCAGCATATCGACCGGCATCTTCGCACCATCGTTCTGCCTGAGCAACGCGGCAACCGGCGCCACTAATATTCAGGGAAATCAAAACATTGTCGCGGGTGGCAATGTTTTGATATATCACGGATTGTCGGCCAAACAGTGAGCCGGGTACAGAAAGAGCATCCAGCAGCAAGATTGGGAGACGACCAAAGAGAATCCC
The nucleotide sequence above comes from Chlorobaculum tepidum TLS. Encoded proteins:
- the lepA gene encoding translation elongation factor 4, whose amino-acid sequence is MPPTGTEVGMIRNFCIIAHIDHGKSTLADRLLEVTHTLERNQMSTAQVLDDMDLERERGITIKSHAVQMRYTAKDGQDYILNLIDTPGHVDFSYEVSRSLAACEGALLVVDATQGVEAQTIANLYLAIEAGLEIIPVINKIDLPSSDVEGVARQIIDLIGVNRDEILRVSAKNGIGVDDLMEAIVARVPAPADNRQMPLRALIFDSVFDAYRGAIAYIRIVDGVLKKGDRVRFFANDKIFMADEIGTMSLKRNPVDILEAGNVGYLICSIKDVKDAKVGDTVTLVENPAAERLAGYKDVKPMVFSGLYPVESNEFEDLRESLEKLSLNDASLVYTPETSAALGFGFRCGFLGLLHMEIIQERLEREYGVNIITTVPNVEYRVIMTSGETVEVDNPSKMPETTKINWIEEPYVSMQIITMSEYIGNIMKLGMERRGEYKNTDYLDTSRVNIHFEFPLGEVVFDFHDKLKSISKGYASMDYEYIGYRRSDLVKLDVLLNGEPVDALSSIVHRSKSYEWGRKLCQKLKGIIPRQMYEVAIQAAIGSRVIARESISAMRKNVLAKCYGGDISRKRKLLEKQKEGKKRMKQVGRVEVPQEAFLAVLNIDE
- the fmt gene encoding methionyl-tRNA formyltransferase, yielding MRVVFMGTPEFAVPSLRRIAAMKPQFETVLVVTGCDKPRRSKNSPPEPTPVKQAALELGLPVLEADDVSSHEFALQVAAARPDVIVVAAFRVLPPEVLELPPLGTFNLHGSLLPAYRGAAPVNWAIINGDAETGVTTFFLQKSVDTGNIITMDRTPIGPDENAFELLKRLSEIGAGTVERTLTMIADGAVMPEKQDERFATKAPKLNRENTRIDWNQPVQRLHDFIRGLALKPAAWTTFGGKSLKIYKAKACAIETAPDEPGTLRIADGRLLVAGTDGWIELLSVQAEGKKAMDGELFARGLRARKEMLRFL
- the def gene encoding peptide deformylase, whose product is MILPINTYSDPVLAMKAKPLKGVDSAIEELIAEMFDTMYKAPGIGLAAPQVGHSLRLVVVDISTIKEYADFKPMVVINPRIVAVRGRSLMEEGCLSVPGIAGNVVRPSAITLHYRDEKFEEHTADFHSMMARVLQHEIDHLDGTLFVDRMDKRDRRKIQKELDAIAEGRVKADYPLARDVNRVEAEA
- a CDS encoding Fur family transcriptional regulator, coding for MKQTGSDTIAKVEALFKSYMKEEGLRCTQERLSVLREMYGSSTHLDADELFVRLRKKGVAISRATVYHTLDLLFRFNLVTKIDLGHKHTHYEKSWGVTNHLHIICLKCGHVSEATSCELPELMETLCVGHGYSLGSFSLQLFGECADKEACARRISNKHKEKT
- a CDS encoding DMT family transporter; its protein translation is MPWLYLILAIIAEVSGTTSMKLSAGFTKPVPSVFIFVFYATSLTFLTLALRTLPVGMSYAIWSALGTALITAIGVLWFGEGLNALKIISLILIIAGIAGLHFSQEHMK
- the proB gene encoding glutamate 5-kinase codes for the protein MSHQHPVYRRIVVKVGTNVITGRNGKLDPAILDSLTSQIAALMQDGVEVILVTSGAVSAGRGIVSLSGNLTPVETRQVLAATGQIRLINAYNDRFKKHGITGAQLLVTKGDFRDRQHYLNMRTCFEALLQQKIVPIVNENDAVAITELMFTDNDELSGLIASMLQVDANIILSNVDGLFDTQSEGNPVIEEIDPGTKNFSQYIRPGKSEFGRGGMLTKCNIAHKLSRLGITVHIANGTTPGILQTIAHGGKAGTKFIAQKPKQSRKRWVALSEGLEKGAVIINQGAIDALTSGQRATSLLPVGITGVEGSFQRGDIIRICSTDGKVIGYGMASCTAEKARSAMGQKGLKPVIHYDHLYLVP